The genomic DNA acatacatatgtacattagaataatataatactatgattactaaccaaattaaattaaaatagatcaGTAGTAGTGCTTCCAaccccggaaggttacttcagcaccgggattgcggtgctgggaatttccgatcccgggatcccggtgctagcatcgggatttcaaatgtataaggaaaaaaaagttcaattgcatgttttcatattttaaaagcgttcaattgcattttgcgaactctcccgatgttttacgcaaaaaaatactcccatattggcgtactaattttgagagtttggctacagtttttaaattttcggttcgcatccataaatttctaagattaaataaaacacatccgaaaatgtaattaaataaagtacttTTGGTTAACGGATTgttaccaacttttatacataacttggtaaaattttaaaaccttAAATTTATCACAAAACTATACGTGCACTTTTTATTCCGATTAataatacgtgcgcgcgcgcctataaattaccttccactatatttatacatacataaatatataacattattttaattcgtgaaacaattcctttccgaaatcaCCCGTTGAAAACAACCGTGTGAACAttagtatcatatatataaagacggtaatctgtgtgtgtgtgtgtgtgtgtgtcctaactctcgccgaacataatgaacgaatcgataaaaatcgattaattcatttttcgacgagacgactttgtcgcgactcgaaccgatcaccccaaatagcctgaatatgggtctaaattgagctaatggtctcgaacatcacgccaaatccaatttttcatttcgcctttttttttaaacattaattgaaatattccttctcgccatataaaaatacgttattttaataatttcatttagcgaggttttgaaccattttttttcttttcatataaaacaattaaatatatatatttttaattgaaattattgaaattaatttatattttagcgatatttgaaaaataaaattaattccaaatcacggaatcgaactaaggccccctcgcccagaacaggtcgctagccattagactacagcctcgacaaaaaaaacgctctaaaattacttaatattcgattatcccatagaagtatggggaaccaatcattcgcgtatcttcggctttcgtcgacaatctttttcgatttccgatttcttatgatcaaccatcaaccagtatggggaaccaattttttttttttcatatttttcatatttttattattttcagttttttcatttttttcaaacttttcatctttttcattatttccttttttttcatttttttttcattattttcagtttttttcagtttttttcatttttttcatatttttcatttttttcatttttttcatatttttcattattttcatatttttcatatttttcatttttttcataattttcatttttttgtgcctttgtctttccgaaaccagtcgattccatatctttaactttatttttattcgagtttcaatttcttttcgaaaccacccgttgaaatcaacgtgccctacactagtatataataatttgctaaaattataatTCAGCTCTTTTTAGTCTTTagttacatattaaattattcggcTGTTGAATTCTGATCAATTTAACTAGCAtatagaatgtatgtacatacatatatgtacatatgtgtcaatGTATTTTACAACAAATAAGCTGTATCACCGAAGCGCCAATCCCGGAAAAACAAATAAACCTGTAACAAAGAGCTATTTTTCCCTTATAGAATTCTTCGACACATACTAAAAGACACGTTCAGCTGACTTTCACATCTTTGATTGCGTTATGAACCGACGACCCTGTTGTATCTCTCTTCGTCCCGTATTAAGCCCCCATTCTATCtcttagtgattctttcatttAACAAACAAgcttacatatatgataattttCCTTTAtctatatagtatgtacatatgtacatataaatatatatgaacatatttgtATCAACATATGATTCTTGTTGACCATAAGAAAATTTGACCTctttattcctcaaatacagtCGTAGGTTGTTTAcaacgagttttttttttactttatctacatacatatttacgtagtaACAAAACAGATGAAGatgttgactgattcgaactcggaatcgattacaAATCACGctttcatgatttagaaaaaatgtgtgtgtgtgtcagtgtgttcgtatgtgtgtctgtgtatattgggaattttttgaactCCGTTAGTCTTAATGGACTgcaacttagtatcggttactgaaatgcttatcgatacgacgcgacgtaaactttttaagttgactggaaatggtattGTTGGATTCatttatctcccaaactgctccacggatcagactgaattttatttacaattaatagaaattataaatttaatacacttatatttgttaaataattttactgtagagaatcgaggctttttatgtttttcgcaGAAACATTTTAGTGtatctgaaatttcatatcttatagttttaacttaataccaaattatatgtaaaattctgtgaacacccgtcaaccggaagtggcagtttactcttgttcggtTTTTCTTCTACTACTTTTTTCGAGTGTGTTCTTCACGAGTAAACTGAAGTAAAATCTTTATAacaatgtgattaaaatgaaaaaaacattaaatctaATACACCgcaagtggaattttttcctcttagaaaagtcaatgttgcaaaaatgctgtaaatttatttttattttttgattatatttctattttttatgtactgacttagagttgataaggttgatAGAGTTGATAAGGGTAAAGCCGTAAAGTAAAgtagtaaaaacaaaaaattatattgactttttaaattattttatcttcttcatattttatgtttataatatttacagtaATGTtaagtgttaaaaaaaattaacaaaatttgaatactggaagtagaacttttgtcttatattgtatgtatgtaagtttcccTTCATTTGTGCTCAATTTGTGTCGTAAATACCTCATggtcggtatgtgtgaacgtgtatgcagttatatttcattatcgaattttgttttttgttctCCTATTATACCTcaaataaagtcatgggttggtcacatccaaatattttaagtagataactcaatttttaaaattgattcttttacatttcttgCCAAATCTGAATTGTGACCTAGGCGACTTCCACAGGCAGATATTATTGATAACCCGTGCAAATTCTGTCCTATTTTCGGCAAGCCTAAACAATATTTCTACTCCGATCCTATTATCGATTATTATCTATAGAGGGCGATACTTGGACCAAGAATAACGTGGACAAAATATTCCATTTTTCGGCGATTCAATATATCAACACTGATACACAACgcctgaaaaataaatattattcgaaAGCCTGAAGGCGGGATGAGACCTAGTCTATAGAATTATGGAACTAGACGACCATTTCACCGATCAGTCTgaacacccgaaaccttaattttgttgccgttcgtttcttcgatatatgtttatattgagtgaatgcaacaatatacacatatcaatatatatattgagtgaatgcgacagttgcgcttcgaccagataatacgtattttaaatcgacaaaatccaggtttcgtattctccaattttctcctttgaaactggaccaatttttaaaaaagtttcatcATCGGAATGAGAAACATATTTTCTATGGacctgtgcgcgtattttttttttaaatcgaccgttaaataagcacgttggactcttttcgtgggtgtaaaaaataggcgattttatagatgattggcggctcctagctcctataaaaaataactaatcaaaaaaataaaaacacagatGCATGAAaatggtgaatatccatagcatattaaaaaataatttctctagtaccataattgaagaagggagaagtgtaatacgtttgtatggacaaggcgctggtgtccagccctcttaaggtacTCGATCACTTTTCGACTGAATTATGGAGATCAACTACTACGTTGGATTATAAGCGTCTAGTCGAAAACAAATCAGCATACAGGGAATAATGCAAATACACTGTGAAATATTTACGGAAAAAGACACTTTGAACccttttaaatacacaattcactatgcatttatcaatatttggaaattattataatgcataacatatacatatgtacatatatacctaaacatgtgtataatatttatgtatcaaaATTCAGATgccattataaataaatacatagcttGAGATTAGTGCTTCCAAGCCGGAGATTTTTTTCTGAAGCTGAAATTCCGGGATTTTGCAGTTGGAAACCTTTCCCAATATTTCACATAATACATACTTTAGACAGACTTTGGCTATATTCTTGAAAATTTAGGGTGACATATATACCTgcttttttactaaaataaaaaaaaatccatcaaataatataaataaattgatcttTACAACGGTTTATTGATCCGTTCTTTTATTATACCGATAGTTTAAACcttaaaatttttatgaaacGAGCTATTAgattggtaaaaaaaatgtatgcgtTATTTACATTAAGGATAAATAATAGACATATTCGCTAATAAAGTAGAGGAAAAAAAGAGACGTGTAAAATTAGGATGGATTGCATTTGAAAAATctcactttgcctgaagaaaaaagatcttcgatcaatatattttaccagtgatgacgtattgataataaaattttgacattGAAGGCCAAGATGCCACACAAAGTCCAATCTAgtcaaagaaatatggaacgctgtatgctcagcaTGAGGAGAGAAAACAAAATAAGTAGTTGATAAGTATGCAAAGGGTAGCGGATATAGTGGAGtgagtgaagaaattgaaatgacaATCGGCGGGTCACATAGCTCTAACGAAAGGGGGACAAAAGAAATGcatgaatggtacccgagataatataaacggatgAAAGGCAGGCCACAAGAAAGATAAGtggacgaaattaaaaaaaatgtgtggggtgagatagtGAGAGtagcgcaaaacagagatgaatgacgcgagaggctttcatccagcagaggatggtgaatggttgtaaatgaagatgatgatgtacatataaatataatatatgtattatacatacatgtatgtacatatacatatacgagtgTAAAGTCTGATGATTGTTTAAAtgcttttgtatgaaattgcaataattacaatattatgcagttgaagagtattcagaggtaagtggagtcaggtcgaggtacaagaaaacacgcaggcaggttccaagtctttattgctgctcgtccggtggaggtcaggatccgaatgccaccgatcgagagcgtaccactcttatatcatagagcgctcagcgcatacacgtattatcattggtcaaggagtctggtgcagccattggccgcaacgcccgactccaccattggtcggcgtcaccatgacgtcatcgGTCTATGGGCGTCTCTCTTCATAACTTTACacagttttaaatatattcctcTTAACTGGTaagaatttgaaataaaatgtacaatgcAAAATGTTTGTTAAATCACTTCTTACCtaatttattctgtattttattaataactaattaaaatcattttgtttatcaaaatcttttattttttacaattaggtatgtaattttaatatactacatatgtaatatgtacatacataggtacttcTGACAAGTTTATTTCGATCAcgctttacacatttttttaacacagcttcggtacaaaaatattataaaaaatagtgCGAAAAGATAATAGAAAATTGCTTTCTTGGCGTTGTGAAAAACACCTCTTCGCTAAAATTCACCGAAGTGGAAAATCATAAAGCTTTTTATGAAAGGAAGGCCTCTTTTCGTGCGCACAAACATACAAGCTGCATTAAATGAGACATTTTCGTCTTTTGTCCCACACCCAATATACAATTCTTGccatgaaattataaatttttataaaccaaaaaaatcgaatcgaggctttttcctactgaaaatacaaaatacaaaaaaattctgTAAACCACAAGTTGTATGTAAATGCTCcccatattacaaatacatttGTAATATTGCACCCAAGTAAATAACTATTGATTAATGTTACTTATGAATCCAGATActtcttatgtatttgatacTCTACCTCATTTAATTCTTTGCCGAAGTCTCGTGTCGCATCGGTTGATAATCGCATGGTTTTAAGCCCGCGAAACGTGTTAGCAACATATTTACATGGTTATAAACATGCAATGCGGTTTAGTTAAATGTGAACGATGAACTTGGTACTTCGCTCGTAAGTCTTTGCTACATTGCAAAATCCCTCGCAAAGTGCTTTAGGACAGCTTAAGTTCGCCGTCATAACTTTCGCAGAACAGCAATTTGtgcaagaaaaaataataatagtaacgaCAACGTTTGCACCCTCTTCGTAGAACAAAATAATATAGCGACACGCTCATATTTGAGAATTAATGCCTGAAAAAGCGAATCCCATATCAAAATTCTATTTCAACTttgtaaacatattttatatcaaatttcagTTTTCGGatcgttttatttgaaaacttcTACCAAAAGGATTTCTTTTCATATTCTAAATGTAACGAAGTAATACGTATCCCAGCTTTCAAATTacaatttttgatatatgtatgtatgtacttacatacaaatgtgTTATTTGTATTACGTTAAAAGctcattatattacatataattcaaaagaTTCCTAATTTAGAGTTAAAAATGAGaattaaattgttttgaatACTTGAAACAAGAAATAAATCGTATtgtgtattgtacatacatacatatatgtatatgtatatttaaataagaaatatgaATGTTCGTccgaaaactttttaaaaaaatataatgaagcaatttatgtcaaaaatatccaaaaaagaaaaattcttttaaatattgACTTAACTTAATCTTATACCTGGATTTGAAATTCGCAAAGCTCCTTTACATTTGGGAAAACCCTTCGCAATTtcgattgttttaaatattaaagtttCAAAACTCAAACGCAATTTTAGATTGTCTTCATTTTTTGCCCCTAATTAAAAACTGTTTTCCCCTCGCTTACGAActtcatcaaaatattattacgaTACTTTTGGAGAAATCAATAATACGAGTTTagcatataattttaaataatttattgtgtaaatatgtacatacaactcacattatataaatattatattctcATCTTATatagaatttattataatttactaaTGTAAGATGActgcattgtttatttttttaaaacacgttattcacaaatatttatatatacgaatATTAAACATAACACTGGTTCATCAATCTTTCAAGATATTTGATACttacattcattaaaaatatgtacaaatcatTAAAGTTTAATGTGCTATATAAAAAGACGTCCTCATTCGACGTGTAATTTTCTACatttattttggaatattttaaCTACTTAaagtttcaatattttgtacattTAATGTTCTCGTATTATATGCtttgcatattattttttaaattattatattcatattataagtatagtatcaattatatatgtaatatcaatagttgatatttaatattttaaaataattaatatatgtatgtatgtctatgctgcatagatttattttttttaaaaaacactacatttatttttgaaatattttctttccatttatttatttttgatggtTTCAGCGATAGCGTCACCGATCTAAATTCCACAGCTTTTGGTATGCGACTAGTAGTAATAAAAGTGGTAAAATGTGTCTGGCGCTGCTGGAAAGTCCTGCGGAGCCTGTCTGCATTGCCGCTGGTTTTTCACCTGTAAAAATgaagtttataaatatatgcatatatcatcatcaccattatctacagccgctcaccatccactgctggatgaagggctctccaacacgcttccattcgtttctgttttgcgcaactctcttCTACATATCTCACTACACACATTTtactaatttcatctacctatcttccctgtggtcttccttttacccttttacagtCTCCAGGCTACCATTCTattacttcttttgtccacctttccattaccatttcaatctcttctctCTATCctctatatccactactcttgacatatgtatacatatatatatatatatatatatatatatatatatatatatatatatatatatatatatatatatatatatatatatatatatatatacatatatatatatatatatatatatatatatatatatatatatatatatatatatatatatatatatatatatatatatatatatatatatatatatatatatacacatctcCACATGCATGTATGATTATCATAAAATCTTATAATCCTGATTTTTTCCCTTACCGTTGAGTACATGCACTCTTATGCTGGCCACTTCAGCATTTGAAGGGCTACACGAGTATTTCCCAGAATCTGGTAGATCAGCACTTTGCACCAACAATCTTGAAGTTGTTACGTCTCCCCTTTCAGTCACTACAGACACCCCACCCCTCGACGAATCGATACTAATCACCTACGTgaacataaaatattcaaatgaactGCATATTCCAATCAACAAGAATTAATGATCTTATAGTACGTGTTTCCTACCTCATCGTGATGATACCAGAATATATAAGCAGGTGCCTCGGGACTAAATCTAATACTGCATGTGAGATTTATAGTACTTCCTTTGTCTACGTGGAGATCAGGTCCTCCTAATATTGTTGCAGTTGGAACTGTTCAGAAATCAAtcgttttcaataaatttagcTTTCCGaagaacatacatatagtagaaaatattatatgtgtagtCGTAAAGTATCGATAACtatcattaattaaaattacctcaagatacacacatacatatgtaaatcaaaagttacagtaatagtttatttaatttcgggataatatttttggcatggttgtaaaataaattacacgacaaatgtcaaaacggCATCTCTAAAAttgctcgcacgacagaatcggcgttaGCCCgccaaatcaaacgtcaaatgggttgccagtaacaaaaataaaatttgacgtttcagtgaaatcataaccatttacattttcaatggataatcgtaatatcttagcagccaacacttatttatttaagggttagcttaggttaggttaagttaaggttggccctattcgttTAAGATCAGGTTGTTAAGGTCGGTAttcatttttgttaaattttatttttgttattggcaacccatttgacgtttgatttgccgggcgaaaacCAAATCTGTCgagcgagctattttagagaggggcatttttttatttgccgggccgataaatggtaccttTTAATTACGATAGATGTTCGATTAACACCATCATTTCTTtagtttaaatataaacaaaaaaactcttcgatctatgtatgtagcccGGCCGTACACCAAAGACGCATGCAGCATGCACGCTGCAAATGCTTCAAGAAGCATTTATTATTCCCATATATTTGAATGGTAGCACGCACACTAGGCAAACATTTGCTGCGCGGCGCAGTTTGCTGCGATACAGCACGCGCATAGCACTTTGCAAGGATGGAACGTGTTCATTATTTGCTGCTCAAAACTCGacagttaaataaaaatgaaagacgATTCGgatttttatattgagtttattAAATAAGTGACTGCAAATACAGCGCCGGTGTAAGACgaagaaaatatgtacatatagtgaagAATTTGCAGCGTGCATGCTGCATGCGTCTTTGGTGTGCGGCCTGACTTAGACGGAAGTTGCTATATTCATTGAGCGAtgttaagtatattttttaacaagATTAGTTACTACCCTTAAGACAAATATGATTACAAAAATGTATTCGAGATATTATGACGACGAAAGTATAATTTCATTTCAACTAAAATATACAATTCAACTCACCAACAACGTTCAGATTGACGAAATAGCTTCTGGTCGGCTGTGTGGGAATCTGACACTCGTATTTTCCGGCATCTCTTTGTTGCGCAAATTTTATTTGCAATGTCCACTCACCTGAGTCTTTGTGGTGGGTTGTTTGAAATCGTTGATCAGATGAATACGTGTAGCTACCAACGGTTAAAATGTGCAAATCCCTGTCTCTAATCCATGATACCTACCATTAATTTAAACACTTGATATATTCTGTTTTGAGTAATTGGCATTAGATATTTTTAACTTTAAGCATTTTATTACCGTTTTATTTCCCAAATTTTTTACTTTGCAAGAGAGATACGCCGATTTTCCTAAGAGTGCGGTCACATTTCTAGGCGGGACTGCGTCAAAATATGGCTGTCCTCTTGTTGAAGTGCTTGGCGATAGAGAATTTTGGTTGCTTCGTCCTCCTGTAGATGCTCCAGCAGCGACGAAGCTCGTAccttctattaaaaataaacaggtCATAAAGTCatcttattatattaaatctatttaattatttaatggtAAGAGAAATTTTTATAGtgaattttcttattatataaatcaatcgCGGAAAGAGATTAAAGCTCCACGACGactttgaaattgaatttgtaACACTTTTTCTAATATGATCACATTTTCACAACTCTGcgacaattttataaaaaaaatcaatttaattatttaattctgAGAGAATTTTTTATAGTGAATTTTCATATTAGATAAATCAATCGCAGAAGCAAGTTTAAGCCCCACGACgacttttaaattgaatttgtaaCACTTTTTCTAATATAATCACAATTCCACAACTCTGCGACAATTTTCCCAGAAGTACATTTTATTGGCGCGCAATTTTTTTTAGCATGAACATTTCATATTGAAATCGACTTATCCAAACTAGTACATACTCATACATTTGGCTTTATACACTCATAAGAGTCGAGTTTATGGGTTTAAAGCAAATTGCCTGGAAAAAGTTTGAAAACTAAAAAGTATCGAATTTAACGTACACACACATTTATACATTGAAGATATAGGGCGCTAAAATTGTCTAactctagattaataaaaatctttttttattctaGACGATAGGA from Arctopsyche grandis isolate Sample6627 chromosome 1, ASM5162203v2, whole genome shotgun sequence includes the following:
- the LOC143911193 gene encoding zwei Ig domain protein zig-8-like, with the translated sequence MGGLMKYSIENGGWPGGHHPQKLSWILSTWMTILLLISLCTEGTSFVAAGASTGGRSNQNSLSPSTSTRGQPYFDAVPPRNVTALLGKSAYLSCKVKNLGNKTVSWIRDRDLHILTVGSYTYSSDQRFQTTHHKDSGEWTLQIKFAQQRDAGKYECQIPTQPTRSYFVNLNVVVPTATILGGPDLHVDKGSTINLTCSIRFSPEAPAYIFWYHHDEVISIDSSRGGVSVVTERGDVTTSRLLVQSADLPDSGKYSCSPSNAEVASIRVHVLNGEKPAAMQTGSAGLSSSARHILPLLLLLVAYQKLWNLDR